Proteins encoded by one window of Musa acuminata AAA Group cultivar baxijiao chromosome BXJ2-9, Cavendish_Baxijiao_AAA, whole genome shotgun sequence:
- the LOC135580940 gene encoding RNA-binding motif protein 25-like isoform X3 → MAVASPSSPQTLDPNANSSDAGNVPSSAPADPSSAPPRAPGETPASNPSNPIPSPSPVAPPPPAVPSFAPSFRPLGAPPVPHYSAVPNPMAQNPTFQAPGIQPPGVPAPALIMPPGAASGGLPARSGVPYQVHGQPPGAAPMPYGQVGNGYMAMPTPQGPMGMPPPGMPRYPAPYPTMIRPGFPPRPIPPAGMIPQIPRPPIPSIRGVPPVVTPVIRPFIPIVAPAEKPQTTVYVGKIASTVENEFLLSILTLCGPVKSWKRAQDPSDGTPKGFGFCEFESAEGVLRSLRLLSKLNIDGQELVLNINQATREYLERYVEKKREKIKEAETGGPAKESNSKEGSETQDPTKPVEEGTKKDSEDSGDNENQDSSKKFGIVTDEDREADREALEKLTNMIEERLKNKPLPPPPIDGSAKSTCEVGSKSRDGDSDIDVVRSDAAEDKNDDETTSENKPGTESDKPETSSPDKSRRHDRNRERDRERDLKRDKERELERVERERERERVRRERERDLKVREAERLYKDRLKEWESREREKEYQRQYEKEREKERERERRREILRQEEESSGDDDDDSRKRRRRSVILEERRRKRQREKEEDLDDRSKEEEEISEAKRRALEEQQLKLDSRSPDQMIIEDENPIVQEEENFVEIKQIASVQATEVSGNTINNVATSDTKQNNNIPARKLGFGLIGSGKRTTVPSVFHEEDDEDVDEKKMRPLVPIDYSTEELQAVQINASAPQPNLVAASEFAKRISGVNPKEEKSDVDRERNRRSSDKLSLRERDRNDDDSSRFKDESREKMHEKNVDREKGREDKQKTENKKLLDAKQLIDMIPKTKEELFVYEINWDVYDKHELHERMRPWISKKITEFLGEEEATLVDYIVSCIKDHIQASTMLEMLQSILDDEAEMFVLKMWRMLIFEIKKVETGLSVKSKS, encoded by the exons ATGGCGGTCGCTTCCCCTTCCTCTCCCCAAACCCTAGACCCTAACGCCAACAGTTCCGACGCTGGAAACGTCCCTTCCTCGGCCCCCGCCGATCCCTCCTCCGCCCCTCCTCGCGCTCCTGGAGAAACCCCCGCCTCGAATCCGTCCAACCCCATCCCTAGCCCCTCCCCCGTGGCTCCTCCGCCGCCGGCGGTCCCGTCCTTCGCGCCGTCCTTCCGGCCCCTGGGCGCCCCTCCCGTCCCTCATTACTCCGCGGTCCCGAATCCGATGGCGCAGAACCCTACTTTCCAGGCCCCTGGCATCCAGCCGCCGGGGGTCCCAGCCCCGGCCTTGATCATGCCTCCCGGTGCAGCGAGCGGAGGGCTGCCAGCTCGATCAGGTGTTCCTTACCAGGTGCACGGTCAGCCTCCGGGGGCGGCGCCTATGCCCTACGGTCAAGTCGGAAATGGTTATATGGCGATGCCTACACCACAGGGTCCGATGGGGATGCCTCCTCCGG GAATGCCCCGGTACCCTGCACCTTACCCAACAATGATTCGTCCTGGATTTCCTCCACGTCCAATTCCACCAGCCGGCATGATTCCACAAATACCAAGGCCTCCTATTCCAAGTATTCGTGGTGTACCACCTGTAGTAACTCCTGTTATCCGGCCCTTTATACCTATTGTTGCACCTGCAGAGAAGCCACAAACCACTGTTTATGTTGGCAAGATTGCTTCCACAGTAGAAAATGAATTTCTCCTTTCAATTCTCACG CTTTGTGGTCCTGTGAAGAGTTGGAAACGTGCTCAAGATCCTTCTGATGGTACTCCTAAAGGTTTTGGATTTTGCGAATTTGAGTCTGCTGAAGGAGTTCTTCGTTCATTACGCTTGCTTAGTAAATTGAACATTGATGGGCAAGAATTGGTG CTGAATATAAACCAAGCCACCAGGGAATATCTTGAGCGATATGTtgaaaagaaaagggagaagattAAAGAAGCAGAAACTGGAGGTCCTGCAAAGGAAAGTAATAGTAAAGAAGGTTCTGAAACACAAGATCCTACAAAACCAGTTGAAGAAGGAACCAAGAAAGATTCAGAAGATTCTGGGGATAACGAAAACCAGGATAGCAGCAAGAAATTTGGTATCGTCACAGATGAAGACCGTGAGGCTGACAGAGAAGCTCTAGAGAAGCTAACAAATATGATAGAGGAGAGATTAAAGAACAAACCATTGCCTCCCCCACCTATAGATGGGTCTGCTAAGTCGACATGTGAAGTAGGTTCCAAATCGAGGGATGGGGATTCTGATATTGATGTTGTCAGAAGTG ATGCTGCTGAAGATAAAAATGATGATGAAACCACAAGTGAAAACAAGCCTGGAACTGAAAGTGACAAGCCTGAAACCAGTTCACCTGATAAATCTAGGAGGCATGATAGGAACAGAGAAAGAGATAGAGAGCGTGACTTGAAACGGGATAAGGAAAGGGAGCTAGAGAGAGTTGAGCGAgaacgagaaagagagagagttaGAAGGGAGAGGGAAAGGGATTTGAAGGTAAGGGAGGCTGAGCGATTGTACAAGGACCGTCTGAAGGAGTGGGAATCTAGAGAGCGAGAAAAAGAGTACCAGCGTCAGTATGAGAAGGAACGGGAGAAGGAAAGAGAACGGGAACGTCGGCGAGAGATTTTGCGGCAGGAAGAGGAAAGTAGTGGTGATGACGATGATGACTCAAGGAAAAGAAGACGCAGGAGTGTTATACTTGAGGAGAGAAGGAGAAAGAGGCAGCGGGAGAAGGAAGAGGATTTGGATGATAgatcgaaagaagaggaggaaatttCTGAGGCTAAGAGGAGGGCATTGGAGGAGCAGCAATTAAAACTTGACTCAAGGTCTCCTGATCAGATGATTATTGAGGATGAAAATCCTATTGTgcaagaagaagagaattttgtTGAAATAAAGCAAATTGCTTCAGTCCAAGCTACTGAGGTTTCTGGAAACACTATTAATAATG TTGCAACCTCAGACACCAAGCAGAACAACAATATTCCAGCTCGGAAACTTGGGTTTGGTCTAATAGGCTCAGGAAAACGAACAACTGTTCCCTCTGTTTTCCATGAGGAGGATGATGAGGATGTGGATGAGAAAAAAATGAGACCACTTGTGCCAATTGATTACTCCACCGAAGAACTACAGGCTGTCCAGATAAATGCATCTGCACCACAACCAAATTTGGTGGCTGCTTCTGAATTCGCAAAGCGCATCTCTGGTGTCAACCCAAAAGAGGAGAAGTCTGATGTGGATAGGGAAAGAAATAGACGTTCTAGTGACAAACTGAGCCTGAGAGAGCGAGATCGTAATGATGATGACAGTAGTCGTTTCAAAGATGAAAGCAGGGAGAAGATGCATGAAAAGAATGTTGATCGGGAAAAGGGTCGAGAAGATAAGCAAAAAACTGAAAACAAGAAGCTTTTGGATGCGAAGCAGTTGATCGACATGATCCCGAAGACTAAGGAAGAGCTGTTTGTCTATGAAATTAATTGGGATGTGTACGACAAG CATGAGTTGCATGAGAGGATGAGACCATGGATTTCAAAGAAGATAACCGAGTTTCTTGGAGAGGAGGAAGCTACTTTGGTGGACTATATTGTTTCTTGTATCAAAGATCACATACAAGCATCGACAATGCTAGAAATGCTTCAGTCTATTCTGGATGACGAGGCAGAAATGTTCGTCCTCAAAATGTGGAGAATGTTGATATTCGAAATCAAGAAAGTCGAAACCGGCTTATCTGTGAAATCAAAATCCTAG
- the LOC135580940 gene encoding RNA-binding motif protein 25-like isoform X1, whose amino-acid sequence MAVASPSSPQTLDPNANSSDAGNVPSSAPADPSSAPPRAPGETPASNPSNPIPSPSPVAPPPPAVPSFAPSFRPLGAPPVPHYSAVPNPMAQNPTFQAPGIQPPGVPAPALIMPPGAASGGLPARSGVPYQVHGQPPGAAPMPYGQVGNGYMAMPTPQGPMGMPPPGMPRYPAPYPTMIRPGFPPRPIPPAGMIPQIPRPPIPSIRGVPPVVTPVIRPFIPIVAPAEKPQTTVYVGKIASTVENEFLLSILTLCGPVKSWKRAQDPSDGTPKGFGFCEFESAEGVLRSLRLLSKLNIDGQELVLNINQATREYLERYVEKKREKIKEAETGGPAKESNSKEGSETQDPTKPVEEGTKKDSEDSGDNENQDSSKKFGIVTDEDREADREALEKLTNMIEERLKNKPLPPPPIDGSAKSTCEVGSKSRDGDSDIDVVRSDAAEDKNDDETTSENKPGTESDKPETSSPDKSRRHDRNRERDRERDLKRDKERELERVERERERERVRRERERDLKVREAERLYKDRLKEWESREREKEYQRQYEKEREKERERERRREILRQEEESSGDDDDDSRKRRRRSVILEERRRKRQREKEEDLDDRSKEEEEISEAKRRALEEQQLKLDSRSPDQMIIEDENPIVQEEENFVEIKQIASVQATEVSGNTINNVDGIFRNSSADDLNMVPVATSDTKQNNNIPARKLGFGLIGSGKRTTVPSVFHEEDDEDVDEKKMRPLVPIDYSTEELQAVQINASAPQPNLVAASEFAKRISGVNPKEEKSDVDRERNRRSSDKLSLRERDRNDDDSSRFKDESREKMHEKNVDREKGREDKQKTENKKLLDAKQLIDMIPKTKEELFVYEINWDVYDKHELHERMRPWISKKITEFLGEEEATLVDYIVSCIKDHIQASTMLEMLQSILDDEAEMFVLKMWRMLIFEIKKVETGLSVKSKS is encoded by the exons ATGGCGGTCGCTTCCCCTTCCTCTCCCCAAACCCTAGACCCTAACGCCAACAGTTCCGACGCTGGAAACGTCCCTTCCTCGGCCCCCGCCGATCCCTCCTCCGCCCCTCCTCGCGCTCCTGGAGAAACCCCCGCCTCGAATCCGTCCAACCCCATCCCTAGCCCCTCCCCCGTGGCTCCTCCGCCGCCGGCGGTCCCGTCCTTCGCGCCGTCCTTCCGGCCCCTGGGCGCCCCTCCCGTCCCTCATTACTCCGCGGTCCCGAATCCGATGGCGCAGAACCCTACTTTCCAGGCCCCTGGCATCCAGCCGCCGGGGGTCCCAGCCCCGGCCTTGATCATGCCTCCCGGTGCAGCGAGCGGAGGGCTGCCAGCTCGATCAGGTGTTCCTTACCAGGTGCACGGTCAGCCTCCGGGGGCGGCGCCTATGCCCTACGGTCAAGTCGGAAATGGTTATATGGCGATGCCTACACCACAGGGTCCGATGGGGATGCCTCCTCCGG GAATGCCCCGGTACCCTGCACCTTACCCAACAATGATTCGTCCTGGATTTCCTCCACGTCCAATTCCACCAGCCGGCATGATTCCACAAATACCAAGGCCTCCTATTCCAAGTATTCGTGGTGTACCACCTGTAGTAACTCCTGTTATCCGGCCCTTTATACCTATTGTTGCACCTGCAGAGAAGCCACAAACCACTGTTTATGTTGGCAAGATTGCTTCCACAGTAGAAAATGAATTTCTCCTTTCAATTCTCACG CTTTGTGGTCCTGTGAAGAGTTGGAAACGTGCTCAAGATCCTTCTGATGGTACTCCTAAAGGTTTTGGATTTTGCGAATTTGAGTCTGCTGAAGGAGTTCTTCGTTCATTACGCTTGCTTAGTAAATTGAACATTGATGGGCAAGAATTGGTG CTGAATATAAACCAAGCCACCAGGGAATATCTTGAGCGATATGTtgaaaagaaaagggagaagattAAAGAAGCAGAAACTGGAGGTCCTGCAAAGGAAAGTAATAGTAAAGAAGGTTCTGAAACACAAGATCCTACAAAACCAGTTGAAGAAGGAACCAAGAAAGATTCAGAAGATTCTGGGGATAACGAAAACCAGGATAGCAGCAAGAAATTTGGTATCGTCACAGATGAAGACCGTGAGGCTGACAGAGAAGCTCTAGAGAAGCTAACAAATATGATAGAGGAGAGATTAAAGAACAAACCATTGCCTCCCCCACCTATAGATGGGTCTGCTAAGTCGACATGTGAAGTAGGTTCCAAATCGAGGGATGGGGATTCTGATATTGATGTTGTCAGAAGTG ATGCTGCTGAAGATAAAAATGATGATGAAACCACAAGTGAAAACAAGCCTGGAACTGAAAGTGACAAGCCTGAAACCAGTTCACCTGATAAATCTAGGAGGCATGATAGGAACAGAGAAAGAGATAGAGAGCGTGACTTGAAACGGGATAAGGAAAGGGAGCTAGAGAGAGTTGAGCGAgaacgagaaagagagagagttaGAAGGGAGAGGGAAAGGGATTTGAAGGTAAGGGAGGCTGAGCGATTGTACAAGGACCGTCTGAAGGAGTGGGAATCTAGAGAGCGAGAAAAAGAGTACCAGCGTCAGTATGAGAAGGAACGGGAGAAGGAAAGAGAACGGGAACGTCGGCGAGAGATTTTGCGGCAGGAAGAGGAAAGTAGTGGTGATGACGATGATGACTCAAGGAAAAGAAGACGCAGGAGTGTTATACTTGAGGAGAGAAGGAGAAAGAGGCAGCGGGAGAAGGAAGAGGATTTGGATGATAgatcgaaagaagaggaggaaatttCTGAGGCTAAGAGGAGGGCATTGGAGGAGCAGCAATTAAAACTTGACTCAAGGTCTCCTGATCAGATGATTATTGAGGATGAAAATCCTATTGTgcaagaagaagagaattttgtTGAAATAAAGCAAATTGCTTCAGTCCAAGCTACTGAGGTTTCTGGAAACACTATTAATAATG TAGATGGAATTTTTAGAAACAGCAGTGCTGATGACCTTAATATGGTGCCAGTTGCAACCTCAGACACCAAGCAGAACAACAATATTCCAGCTCGGAAACTTGGGTTTGGTCTAATAGGCTCAGGAAAACGAACAACTGTTCCCTCTGTTTTCCATGAGGAGGATGATGAGGATGTGGATGAGAAAAAAATGAGACCACTTGTGCCAATTGATTACTCCACCGAAGAACTACAGGCTGTCCAGATAAATGCATCTGCACCACAACCAAATTTGGTGGCTGCTTCTGAATTCGCAAAGCGCATCTCTGGTGTCAACCCAAAAGAGGAGAAGTCTGATGTGGATAGGGAAAGAAATAGACGTTCTAGTGACAAACTGAGCCTGAGAGAGCGAGATCGTAATGATGATGACAGTAGTCGTTTCAAAGATGAAAGCAGGGAGAAGATGCATGAAAAGAATGTTGATCGGGAAAAGGGTCGAGAAGATAAGCAAAAAACTGAAAACAAGAAGCTTTTGGATGCGAAGCAGTTGATCGACATGATCCCGAAGACTAAGGAAGAGCTGTTTGTCTATGAAATTAATTGGGATGTGTACGACAAG CATGAGTTGCATGAGAGGATGAGACCATGGATTTCAAAGAAGATAACCGAGTTTCTTGGAGAGGAGGAAGCTACTTTGGTGGACTATATTGTTTCTTGTATCAAAGATCACATACAAGCATCGACAATGCTAGAAATGCTTCAGTCTATTCTGGATGACGAGGCAGAAATGTTCGTCCTCAAAATGTGGAGAATGTTGATATTCGAAATCAAGAAAGTCGAAACCGGCTTATCTGTGAAATCAAAATCCTAG
- the LOC135580940 gene encoding RNA-binding motif protein 25-like isoform X2 translates to MAVASPSSPQTLDPNANSSDAGNVPSSAPADPSSAPPRAPGETPASNPSNPIPSPSPVAPPPPAVPSFAPSFRPLGAPPVPHYSAVPNPMAQNPTFQAPGIQPPGVPAPALIMPPGAASGGLPARSGVPYQVHGQPPGAAPMPYGQVGNGYMAMPTPQGPMGMPPPGMPRYPAPYPTMIRPGFPPRPIPPAGMIPQIPRPPIPSIRGVPPVVTPVIRPFIPIVAPAEKPQTTVYVGKIASTVENEFLLSILTLCGPVKSWKRAQDPSDGTPKGFGFCEFESAEGVLRSLRLLSKLNIDGQELVLNINQATREYLERYVEKKREKIKEAETGGPAKESNSKEGSETQDPTKPVEEGTKKDSEDSGDNENQDSSKKFGIVTDEDREADREALEKLTNMIEERLKNKPLPPPPIDGSAKSTCEVGSKSRDGDSDIDVVRSDAAEDKNDDETTSENKPGTESDKPETSSPDKSRRHDRNRERDRERDLKRDKERELERVERERERERVRRERERDLKVREAERLYKDRLKEWESREREKEYQRQYEKEREKERERERRREILRQEEESSGDDDDDSRKRRRRSVILEERRRKRQREKEEDLDDRSKEEEEISEAKRRALEEQQLKLDSRSPDQMIIEDENPIVQEEENFVEIKQIASVQATEVSGNTINNDGIFRNSSADDLNMVPVATSDTKQNNNIPARKLGFGLIGSGKRTTVPSVFHEEDDEDVDEKKMRPLVPIDYSTEELQAVQINASAPQPNLVAASEFAKRISGVNPKEEKSDVDRERNRRSSDKLSLRERDRNDDDSSRFKDESREKMHEKNVDREKGREDKQKTENKKLLDAKQLIDMIPKTKEELFVYEINWDVYDKHELHERMRPWISKKITEFLGEEEATLVDYIVSCIKDHIQASTMLEMLQSILDDEAEMFVLKMWRMLIFEIKKVETGLSVKSKS, encoded by the exons ATGGCGGTCGCTTCCCCTTCCTCTCCCCAAACCCTAGACCCTAACGCCAACAGTTCCGACGCTGGAAACGTCCCTTCCTCGGCCCCCGCCGATCCCTCCTCCGCCCCTCCTCGCGCTCCTGGAGAAACCCCCGCCTCGAATCCGTCCAACCCCATCCCTAGCCCCTCCCCCGTGGCTCCTCCGCCGCCGGCGGTCCCGTCCTTCGCGCCGTCCTTCCGGCCCCTGGGCGCCCCTCCCGTCCCTCATTACTCCGCGGTCCCGAATCCGATGGCGCAGAACCCTACTTTCCAGGCCCCTGGCATCCAGCCGCCGGGGGTCCCAGCCCCGGCCTTGATCATGCCTCCCGGTGCAGCGAGCGGAGGGCTGCCAGCTCGATCAGGTGTTCCTTACCAGGTGCACGGTCAGCCTCCGGGGGCGGCGCCTATGCCCTACGGTCAAGTCGGAAATGGTTATATGGCGATGCCTACACCACAGGGTCCGATGGGGATGCCTCCTCCGG GAATGCCCCGGTACCCTGCACCTTACCCAACAATGATTCGTCCTGGATTTCCTCCACGTCCAATTCCACCAGCCGGCATGATTCCACAAATACCAAGGCCTCCTATTCCAAGTATTCGTGGTGTACCACCTGTAGTAACTCCTGTTATCCGGCCCTTTATACCTATTGTTGCACCTGCAGAGAAGCCACAAACCACTGTTTATGTTGGCAAGATTGCTTCCACAGTAGAAAATGAATTTCTCCTTTCAATTCTCACG CTTTGTGGTCCTGTGAAGAGTTGGAAACGTGCTCAAGATCCTTCTGATGGTACTCCTAAAGGTTTTGGATTTTGCGAATTTGAGTCTGCTGAAGGAGTTCTTCGTTCATTACGCTTGCTTAGTAAATTGAACATTGATGGGCAAGAATTGGTG CTGAATATAAACCAAGCCACCAGGGAATATCTTGAGCGATATGTtgaaaagaaaagggagaagattAAAGAAGCAGAAACTGGAGGTCCTGCAAAGGAAAGTAATAGTAAAGAAGGTTCTGAAACACAAGATCCTACAAAACCAGTTGAAGAAGGAACCAAGAAAGATTCAGAAGATTCTGGGGATAACGAAAACCAGGATAGCAGCAAGAAATTTGGTATCGTCACAGATGAAGACCGTGAGGCTGACAGAGAAGCTCTAGAGAAGCTAACAAATATGATAGAGGAGAGATTAAAGAACAAACCATTGCCTCCCCCACCTATAGATGGGTCTGCTAAGTCGACATGTGAAGTAGGTTCCAAATCGAGGGATGGGGATTCTGATATTGATGTTGTCAGAAGTG ATGCTGCTGAAGATAAAAATGATGATGAAACCACAAGTGAAAACAAGCCTGGAACTGAAAGTGACAAGCCTGAAACCAGTTCACCTGATAAATCTAGGAGGCATGATAGGAACAGAGAAAGAGATAGAGAGCGTGACTTGAAACGGGATAAGGAAAGGGAGCTAGAGAGAGTTGAGCGAgaacgagaaagagagagagttaGAAGGGAGAGGGAAAGGGATTTGAAGGTAAGGGAGGCTGAGCGATTGTACAAGGACCGTCTGAAGGAGTGGGAATCTAGAGAGCGAGAAAAAGAGTACCAGCGTCAGTATGAGAAGGAACGGGAGAAGGAAAGAGAACGGGAACGTCGGCGAGAGATTTTGCGGCAGGAAGAGGAAAGTAGTGGTGATGACGATGATGACTCAAGGAAAAGAAGACGCAGGAGTGTTATACTTGAGGAGAGAAGGAGAAAGAGGCAGCGGGAGAAGGAAGAGGATTTGGATGATAgatcgaaagaagaggaggaaatttCTGAGGCTAAGAGGAGGGCATTGGAGGAGCAGCAATTAAAACTTGACTCAAGGTCTCCTGATCAGATGATTATTGAGGATGAAAATCCTATTGTgcaagaagaagagaattttgtTGAAATAAAGCAAATTGCTTCAGTCCAAGCTACTGAGGTTTCTGGAAACACTATTAATAATG ATGGAATTTTTAGAAACAGCAGTGCTGATGACCTTAATATGGTGCCAGTTGCAACCTCAGACACCAAGCAGAACAACAATATTCCAGCTCGGAAACTTGGGTTTGGTCTAATAGGCTCAGGAAAACGAACAACTGTTCCCTCTGTTTTCCATGAGGAGGATGATGAGGATGTGGATGAGAAAAAAATGAGACCACTTGTGCCAATTGATTACTCCACCGAAGAACTACAGGCTGTCCAGATAAATGCATCTGCACCACAACCAAATTTGGTGGCTGCTTCTGAATTCGCAAAGCGCATCTCTGGTGTCAACCCAAAAGAGGAGAAGTCTGATGTGGATAGGGAAAGAAATAGACGTTCTAGTGACAAACTGAGCCTGAGAGAGCGAGATCGTAATGATGATGACAGTAGTCGTTTCAAAGATGAAAGCAGGGAGAAGATGCATGAAAAGAATGTTGATCGGGAAAAGGGTCGAGAAGATAAGCAAAAAACTGAAAACAAGAAGCTTTTGGATGCGAAGCAGTTGATCGACATGATCCCGAAGACTAAGGAAGAGCTGTTTGTCTATGAAATTAATTGGGATGTGTACGACAAG CATGAGTTGCATGAGAGGATGAGACCATGGATTTCAAAGAAGATAACCGAGTTTCTTGGAGAGGAGGAAGCTACTTTGGTGGACTATATTGTTTCTTGTATCAAAGATCACATACAAGCATCGACAATGCTAGAAATGCTTCAGTCTATTCTGGATGACGAGGCAGAAATGTTCGTCCTCAAAATGTGGAGAATGTTGATATTCGAAATCAAGAAAGTCGAAACCGGCTTATCTGTGAAATCAAAATCCTAG
- the LOC135580940 gene encoding RNA-binding motif protein 25-like isoform X4 produces MPRYPAPYPTMIRPGFPPRPIPPAGMIPQIPRPPIPSIRGVPPVVTPVIRPFIPIVAPAEKPQTTVYVGKIASTVENEFLLSILTLCGPVKSWKRAQDPSDGTPKGFGFCEFESAEGVLRSLRLLSKLNIDGQELVLNINQATREYLERYVEKKREKIKEAETGGPAKESNSKEGSETQDPTKPVEEGTKKDSEDSGDNENQDSSKKFGIVTDEDREADREALEKLTNMIEERLKNKPLPPPPIDGSAKSTCEVGSKSRDGDSDIDVVRSDAAEDKNDDETTSENKPGTESDKPETSSPDKSRRHDRNRERDRERDLKRDKERELERVERERERERVRRERERDLKVREAERLYKDRLKEWESREREKEYQRQYEKEREKERERERRREILRQEEESSGDDDDDSRKRRRRSVILEERRRKRQREKEEDLDDRSKEEEEISEAKRRALEEQQLKLDSRSPDQMIIEDENPIVQEEENFVEIKQIASVQATEVSGNTINNVDGIFRNSSADDLNMVPVATSDTKQNNNIPARKLGFGLIGSGKRTTVPSVFHEEDDEDVDEKKMRPLVPIDYSTEELQAVQINASAPQPNLVAASEFAKRISGVNPKEEKSDVDRERNRRSSDKLSLRERDRNDDDSSRFKDESREKMHEKNVDREKGREDKQKTENKKLLDAKQLIDMIPKTKEELFVYEINWDVYDKHELHERMRPWISKKITEFLGEEEATLVDYIVSCIKDHIQASTMLEMLQSILDDEAEMFVLKMWRMLIFEIKKVETGLSVKSKS; encoded by the exons ATGCCCCGGTACCCTGCACCTTACCCAACAATGATTCGTCCTGGATTTCCTCCACGTCCAATTCCACCAGCCGGCATGATTCCACAAATACCAAGGCCTCCTATTCCAAGTATTCGTGGTGTACCACCTGTAGTAACTCCTGTTATCCGGCCCTTTATACCTATTGTTGCACCTGCAGAGAAGCCACAAACCACTGTTTATGTTGGCAAGATTGCTTCCACAGTAGAAAATGAATTTCTCCTTTCAATTCTCACG CTTTGTGGTCCTGTGAAGAGTTGGAAACGTGCTCAAGATCCTTCTGATGGTACTCCTAAAGGTTTTGGATTTTGCGAATTTGAGTCTGCTGAAGGAGTTCTTCGTTCATTACGCTTGCTTAGTAAATTGAACATTGATGGGCAAGAATTGGTG CTGAATATAAACCAAGCCACCAGGGAATATCTTGAGCGATATGTtgaaaagaaaagggagaagattAAAGAAGCAGAAACTGGAGGTCCTGCAAAGGAAAGTAATAGTAAAGAAGGTTCTGAAACACAAGATCCTACAAAACCAGTTGAAGAAGGAACCAAGAAAGATTCAGAAGATTCTGGGGATAACGAAAACCAGGATAGCAGCAAGAAATTTGGTATCGTCACAGATGAAGACCGTGAGGCTGACAGAGAAGCTCTAGAGAAGCTAACAAATATGATAGAGGAGAGATTAAAGAACAAACCATTGCCTCCCCCACCTATAGATGGGTCTGCTAAGTCGACATGTGAAGTAGGTTCCAAATCGAGGGATGGGGATTCTGATATTGATGTTGTCAGAAGTG ATGCTGCTGAAGATAAAAATGATGATGAAACCACAAGTGAAAACAAGCCTGGAACTGAAAGTGACAAGCCTGAAACCAGTTCACCTGATAAATCTAGGAGGCATGATAGGAACAGAGAAAGAGATAGAGAGCGTGACTTGAAACGGGATAAGGAAAGGGAGCTAGAGAGAGTTGAGCGAgaacgagaaagagagagagttaGAAGGGAGAGGGAAAGGGATTTGAAGGTAAGGGAGGCTGAGCGATTGTACAAGGACCGTCTGAAGGAGTGGGAATCTAGAGAGCGAGAAAAAGAGTACCAGCGTCAGTATGAGAAGGAACGGGAGAAGGAAAGAGAACGGGAACGTCGGCGAGAGATTTTGCGGCAGGAAGAGGAAAGTAGTGGTGATGACGATGATGACTCAAGGAAAAGAAGACGCAGGAGTGTTATACTTGAGGAGAGAAGGAGAAAGAGGCAGCGGGAGAAGGAAGAGGATTTGGATGATAgatcgaaagaagaggaggaaatttCTGAGGCTAAGAGGAGGGCATTGGAGGAGCAGCAATTAAAACTTGACTCAAGGTCTCCTGATCAGATGATTATTGAGGATGAAAATCCTATTGTgcaagaagaagagaattttgtTGAAATAAAGCAAATTGCTTCAGTCCAAGCTACTGAGGTTTCTGGAAACACTATTAATAATG TAGATGGAATTTTTAGAAACAGCAGTGCTGATGACCTTAATATGGTGCCAGTTGCAACCTCAGACACCAAGCAGAACAACAATATTCCAGCTCGGAAACTTGGGTTTGGTCTAATAGGCTCAGGAAAACGAACAACTGTTCCCTCTGTTTTCCATGAGGAGGATGATGAGGATGTGGATGAGAAAAAAATGAGACCACTTGTGCCAATTGATTACTCCACCGAAGAACTACAGGCTGTCCAGATAAATGCATCTGCACCACAACCAAATTTGGTGGCTGCTTCTGAATTCGCAAAGCGCATCTCTGGTGTCAACCCAAAAGAGGAGAAGTCTGATGTGGATAGGGAAAGAAATAGACGTTCTAGTGACAAACTGAGCCTGAGAGAGCGAGATCGTAATGATGATGACAGTAGTCGTTTCAAAGATGAAAGCAGGGAGAAGATGCATGAAAAGAATGTTGATCGGGAAAAGGGTCGAGAAGATAAGCAAAAAACTGAAAACAAGAAGCTTTTGGATGCGAAGCAGTTGATCGACATGATCCCGAAGACTAAGGAAGAGCTGTTTGTCTATGAAATTAATTGGGATGTGTACGACAAG CATGAGTTGCATGAGAGGATGAGACCATGGATTTCAAAGAAGATAACCGAGTTTCTTGGAGAGGAGGAAGCTACTTTGGTGGACTATATTGTTTCTTGTATCAAAGATCACATACAAGCATCGACAATGCTAGAAATGCTTCAGTCTATTCTGGATGACGAGGCAGAAATGTTCGTCCTCAAAATGTGGAGAATGTTGATATTCGAAATCAAGAAAGTCGAAACCGGCTTATCTGTGAAATCAAAATCCTAG